One Olsenella sp. oral taxon 807 DNA segment encodes these proteins:
- a CDS encoding D-alanine--D-alanine ligase, which translates to MERTELTQYRVAVLSGGWSDERDISMSSGRACQQALREAGFITVELLDIADVHFVECLSAGDYDVAFIALHGRYGEDGCIQGLLEVLHVPYTFSGVLSSALSADKERAKDICRAAGIPVPSGVTLAPGSEPTDDDLDAIVDKMGLPLFVKPVSNGSSFGISRVNERGGLAAAVRKAGSKGDRVLVEECVSGVEITVPVIGNDEPRALPIIEIALDSEFYDLKVKYEPASLHHIIPARLDETVYKRAEELGIAAHKALGCRGVSRTDFIVKDDGTPVMLETNSIPGMTDRSLLPDAARHAGIEFSELCTLFVQWALEDVPVRAAR; encoded by the coding sequence ATGGAGAGAACCGAGCTTACACAATATAGGGTCGCCGTCCTCAGCGGCGGATGGTCCGACGAGCGTGACATCTCCATGAGCTCGGGTCGTGCCTGTCAACAGGCACTCAGGGAAGCCGGTTTCATAACCGTAGAACTCCTTGACATAGCCGACGTTCACTTTGTCGAGTGCCTGTCCGCAGGGGACTACGATGTGGCCTTCATTGCCCTACACGGCCGTTATGGTGAGGATGGTTGCATCCAGGGGCTTCTCGAGGTTCTTCATGTACCCTATACCTTTTCGGGTGTCCTCTCGTCTGCTCTTTCTGCCGATAAGGAGAGGGCAAAGGACATCTGTCGTGCTGCAGGTATCCCCGTTCCATCAGGCGTCACCCTTGCCCCTGGTTCAGAGCCAACAGATGATGACCTCGATGCCATTGTGGATAAGATGGGGCTGCCCCTTTTCGTAAAACCTGTAAGTAACGGCTCGAGCTTTGGCATAAGTCGCGTCAACGAGAGGGGAGGGCTTGCCGCTGCGGTACGGAAGGCGGGAAGCAAGGGCGACCGTGTGCTTGTTGAGGAATGCGTCTCTGGCGTAGAGATCACTGTGCCCGTTATCGGAAACGACGAGCCAAGGGCGCTTCCCATCATCGAGATAGCGCTTGACTCTGAGTTCTATGATTTGAAGGTCAAGTATGAGCCCGCATCGCTGCATCACATTATTCCCGCTCGCCTCGACGAGACTGTCTATAAAAGAGCTGAAGAACTTGGCATCGCCGCTCACAAAGCTCTTGGATGCAGAGGCGTCTCTCGCACGGACTTCATCGTCAAGGATGACGGAACGCCAGTAATGCTCGAGACTAACTCCATCCCCGGCATGACGGACAGAAGCCTTTTGCCCGATGCCGCTCGT